Proteins encoded within one genomic window of Eleutherodactylus coqui strain aEleCoq1 chromosome 1, aEleCoq1.hap1, whole genome shotgun sequence:
- the LOC136623227 gene encoding odorant receptor 131-2-like, with protein MYYLCAMNTTNDSNSTQTLETIKASFYLLDFLICSVFTFLITQTVWSSTVLKNEVRYFFLCHHLVCLTLFFGLGTIFSYIRTFEVFAPVLVCWLLFAAQITFGKAAQLTLAIMALNTCIAVCWPLKYLTFVHSIKSKLILCLWIISLLDPVVSLFYEGIQKGPQEIVRLDPTCPTTLSSTLSRIAGVAFILLLAIIILASYIIMFREGKRAGHFTTSNCQARRTILIHGLQIALHMFPTLINISIGGTNKYIILHLTSFIIFSLAQCLSPVVYGLRCTELRQKFIERQHCCGLCNIYSAESYQMNTTSKTED; from the coding sequence ATGTACTATCTTTGTGCTATGAACACCACCAATGACTCTAACTCCACTCAAACACTAGAAACAATCAAAGCCTCCTTCTACCTGCTGGATTTCCTCATCTGCTCGGTATTCACCTTTctgatcactcaaactgtgtGGAGTAGCACCGTCCTGAAGAATGAAGTGCGCTACTTTTTTTTGTGCCACCACCTGGTGTGCTTGACATTATTCTTTGGCCTAGGCACCATTTTTAGCTATATCCGAACTTTCGAGGTCTTTGCCCCAGTCCTAGTTTGCTGGCTTCTTTTTGCAGCGCAGATAACATTTGGAAAAGCAGCCCAATTGACTCTTGCCATAATGGCTTTGAATACTTGCATAGCTGTTTGCTGGCCTCTTAAATATTTAACATTTGTTCATTCTATAAAGTCTAAACTAATTCTATGTTTATGGATTATTTCCTTGCTAGACCCGGTAGTCTCACTTTTTTATGAAGGCATACAGAAAGGCCCCCAGGAAATAGTTCGACTGGATCCAACTTGCCCGACTACTTTATCAAGTACATTGTCAAGAATAGCTGGAGTAGCTTTCATCCTGTTATTAGCCATTATTATCTTGGCATCCTATATTATTATGTTTAGAGAAGGAAAACGAGCAGGACATTTTACAACATCCAACTGCCAAGCAAGAAGAACCATCTTGATTCATGGACTACAGATTGCTCTACATATGTTTCCAACACTGATCAACATTTCTATAGGGGGGACCAATAAGTATATTATTTTGCATTTGACTAGTTTTATTATTTTCTCCTTAGCTCAGTGTCTCAGCCCTGTTGTATATGGACTAAGATGTACAGAACTGAGACAGAAATTTATTGAAAGACAACATTGCTGTGGACTGTGTAACATATATAGTGCTGAAAGTTATCAAATGAACACAACATCCAAAACTGAAGACTAA